Proteins encoded in a region of the Xylocopa sonorina isolate GNS202 chromosome 11, iyXylSono1_principal, whole genome shotgun sequence genome:
- the Geko gene encoding geko, whose product MAMDTGTVRLVIFFGMFLMFAGDYSYFLAAIFGRPAEQNVTEAMKKPEQAKMAGDRIALATVKKDDEKENAVLRRARIMATIKTACLPKLICELTSSVHQDQLSEMERSLLNLIRDTSLSTMAEVPSRYHFAAHMGQLISGLEGQGCHNFYPTCPLPGSSVLNMMKKIRLR is encoded by the exons ATGGCCATGGACACCGGCACCGTTCGTCTGGTGATATTCTTCGGGATGTTCCTCATGTTCGCCGGCGACTACAGCTACTTCCTGGCCGCGATCTTCGGCAGGCCTGCTGAGCAGAACGTCACGGAGGCGATGAAAAAACCGGAGCAGGCCAAGATGGCTGGGGACAGGATAGCCTTGGCGACGGTTAAGAAGGACGACGAGAAGGAGAACG CGGTTCTACGACGAGCCAGGATAATGGCGACGATCAAGACGGCTTGCTTGCCCAAGCTGATATGCGAATTGACCTCGTCCGTTCATCAGGATCAGCTGAGCGAGATGGAACGGTCCTTGTTAAATTTGATCAG AGACACGAGTTTGAGCACTATGGCGGAAGTGCCATCGAGGTACCACTTCGCGGCGCACATGGGTCAGCTGATATCCGGGCTGGAGGGTCAGGGATGCCACAACTTCTACCCCACCTGTCCGCTGCCAGGCTCCAGCGTTCTCAACATGATGAAGAAGATCCGTTTGCGCTGA
- the LOC143429275 gene encoding uncharacterized protein LOC143429275: MNTCELAFRFVLTCFLLRYDARAEYQYPRYPRHCDFDEARKDYNATDLLQCIDELAVDLVDRESGNVTNGKGRGNGSTGRQISFMDVFSGIFNDAVTSDQSNPKPTSVYQQSNRPSGTAGLSPGFQLNLLDALSAISRHDDHKCVPRILCEMASGRLPGRSLGKRGSGFFEFLGRNVFTDWLTKIDVAAASPLLYFGRAMILGYSNRGNSRACYEAYPKCPRDMNGLIYYLNNYNGGFFRLFSKFHGGKYREYDKITTQRVGGQSKIEVRERIVAGASNEYIRGEPPRKEIQFPVVNQYQQYFKQREYPMRDGNLKSGNEIIFPGRSESDRKPAMNSLKADALKSESNSWRKDNVAFFPQDRGDRRFSRFRFPSSSIVIQ; this comes from the exons ATGAATACCTGTGAACTGGCGTTCAGATTTGTACTAACTTGTTTCCTTCTTCGTTACGATGCTCGTGCTGAGTATCAGTATCCAAGATATCCACGTCACTGCGACTTCGACGAGGCTCGAAAGGACTACAACGCGACAGATTTACTGCA GTGTATCGATGAACTGGCCGTCGATCTCGTCGATCGAGAAAGCGGCAATGTGACGAATGGAAAAGGTCGGGGGAACGGGTCCACTGGCAGACAGATCTCTTTCATGGACGTTTTTTCGGGTATTTTCAACGATGCTGTCACG TCGGATCAGAGCAACCCCAAACCGACTTCCGTTTACCAGCAATCGAACCGCCCGTCCGGGACGGCTGGTCTGTCGCCCGGATTCCAGCTGAATCTACTTGACGCGCTGTCCGCGATATCTCGCCACGACGACCACAAGTGTGTGCCGAGGATACTCTGCGAGATGGCCAGCGGGCGGCTTCCTGGCCGATCGTTAGGCAAACGAGGATCCGGCTTCTTCGAGTTCCTCGGCCGGAACGTTTTCACGGA CTGGCTGACCAAAATCGACGTCGCCGCCGCGTCACCGCTGCTGTATTTCGGCCGGGCGATGATCCTCGGCTACAGCAACCGAGGGAACAGTCGAGCGTGTTACGAGGCGTATCCCAAGTGTCCCAGAGACATGAACGGGCTGATTTATTACCTGAATAATTACAACGGCGGATTTTTCAGGCTCTTCAGCAAGTTCCATGGAGGGAAGTATAGAGAGTACGATAAAATTACTACTCAACGAG tAGGTGGTCAGTCGAAGATCGAAGTGAGAGAGAGAATAGTGGCTGGAGCCTCGAACGAGTACATTCGAGGCGAACCACCCCGAAAGGAGATTCAATTTCCAGTGGTAAATCAATACCAACAatatttcaagcaacgagaatATCCAATGCGCGATGGGAACCTGAAAAGTGGCAATGAAATCATTTTTCCTGGCCGATCAGAGTCAGACAGGAAGCCAGCGATGAACAGTCTGAAAGCTGATGCACTGAAATCAGAATCGAACAGCTGGCGAAAGGACAACGTCGCGTTCTTCCCTCAG GACAGGGGCGACAGAAGATTCTCTCGATTCCGCTTCCCTTCGAGCTCGATAGTCATACAATAG
- the LOC143429276 gene encoding uncharacterized protein LOC143429276, protein MEKSNKEMQKIVEENKTRLEEVMALKDKKTEYDEVVVKAKEEQKLTSQELDDEMRRLSAELITATGKLTELERLVEKLIFSTSPAGNRARTLRATSSKGRVSAGCEAAARDRRVRSRISRYLNRPFRRLCRRNLRPGSTGSLSLDLLANVVHLPQLQLRYQKSDSSNFASVEASSESAIYQQASKFVWSGGDRRRDDRRRKRGRLFENVVSSRYNVRKVHGDSLRNATPFARSLLGLLTIFANEKC, encoded by the exons ATGGAGAAATCGAACAAGGAGATGCAGAAGATCGTGGAGGAAAATAAAACG AGACTGGAGGAAGTAATGGCGTTAAAGGATAAGAAGACAGAGTACGACGAGGTGGTGGTCAAGGCG AAAGAAGAGCAGAAATTAACATCGCAGGAGCTCGATGACGAA ATGCGGCGTTTGAGCGCGGAGCTGATCACCGCGACTGGCAAACTCACGGAGCTGGAGAGACTCGTCGAGAAA TTGATTTTCAGTACAAGTCCAGCGGGAAATCGCGCGAGAACTCTGCGGGCGACGTCGTCGAAGGGGAGGGTGAGCGCAGGGTGCGAAGCGGCCGCGAGGGACAGGCGGGTTCGCTCGAGGATCTCAAG ATACTTGAACCGTCCTTTCCGCCGCCTCTGCCGCCGGAACCTCCGCCCAGGAAGTACGGGATCTTTGTCGCTAGACCTCCTGGCCAACGTCGTCCACCTCCCGCAGCTGCAGCTGCGCTACCAAAAATCGGATTCAAGTAATTTCGCCTCCGTCGAAGCTTCTTCGGAGTCCGCCATTTATCAGC AGGCGAGCAAGTTCGTTTGGAGCGGCGGAGACCGTCGACGCGACGACAGAAGGAGAAAACGTGGAAGGCTCTTCGAGAACGTCGTTTCATCGCGTTACAATGTCAGAAAGGTGCACGGTGATTCTTTGAGGAACGCAACACCGTTTGCGAGATCGTTGCTGGGCCTCCTCACCATTTTCGCAAACGAGAAGTGCTAA
- the LOC143429166 gene encoding uncharacterized protein LOC143429166, translating into MRLSRVFHLLGCYFLAVTLVSAAPAPQQEPAFQLPLELVGFPVLIAAVRISNFVKKLAYSLSPDTYVSRVKRAPQLVHDEEILDVGQVEKKLVSELGTNVCIYERICAKYASQTLRKRSRERALDWNVVFSEYKSSPNPMKENYLLSVFLGDIVGSPRLCHQLAKRGRGCDEAARTD; encoded by the exons ATGCGATTGAGCCGCGTGTTTCACTTGTTGGGCTGTTACTTCTTGGCGGTGACGTTGGTGAGCGCCGCGCCTGCTCCACAACAGGAACCAGCGTTCCAGCTTCCGCTAGAGCTGGTCGGCTTCCCGGTGCTCATCGCTGCTGTGAGGATCTCGAACTTCGTGAAGAAGCTCGCGTACTCGTTGAGTCCAG ATACGTATGTCAGCCGCGTGAAACGCGCGCCGCAGTTGGTCCATGACGAGGAAATCCTGGACGTCGGTCAAGTGGAAAAGAAGCTGGTGTCAGAGTTGGGCACTAACGTTTGCATTTACGAAAGGATCTGCGCTAAATATGCGAGCCAAACGTTGCGGAAACGAAGTCGGGAACGGGCTCTGGATTGGAATGTTGTTTTCAG CGAGTACAAATCATCGCCTAACCCGATGAAGGAGAACTACTTGCTGAGCGTGTTCCTGGGCGACATCGTGGGCAGCCCGCGACTCTGTCATCAGCTGGCGAAACGAGGAAGAGGCTGCGACGAGGCGGCGCGCACCGATTAA